The following proteins are encoded in a genomic region of Mycobacterium sp. 155:
- the mtrA gene encoding two-component system response regulator MtrA, which yields MDTMRQRILVVDDDPSLAEMLTIVLRGEGFDTAVIGDGSQALTAVRELRPDLVLLDLMLPGMNGIDVCRVLRADSGVPIVMLTAKTDTVDVVLGLESGADDYVMKPFKPKELVARVRARLRRNEDEPAELLSISDVEIDVPAHKVTRQGEQISLTPLEFDLLVALARKPRQVFTRDVLLEQVWGYRHPADTRLVNVHVQRLRAKVEKDPENPQVVLTVRGVGYKAGPP from the coding sequence ATGGACACCATGAGGCAAAGGATCCTTGTCGTCGACGACGACCCATCGCTGGCCGAGATGCTCACCATCGTGTTGCGTGGCGAGGGTTTCGACACCGCGGTCATCGGCGACGGCAGCCAGGCGCTCACCGCCGTCCGCGAGCTGCGACCGGATCTGGTGCTGCTGGACCTGATGCTGCCCGGCATGAACGGCATCGACGTGTGCCGGGTGCTGCGGGCCGATTCCGGTGTGCCCATCGTGATGCTGACCGCCAAGACAGATACCGTCGACGTGGTCCTCGGGCTGGAGTCCGGCGCGGACGACTACGTGATGAAGCCGTTCAAGCCGAAGGAATTGGTGGCACGGGTGCGGGCGCGGTTGCGCCGCAACGAAGATGAGCCGGCCGAGCTGCTGTCGATCAGCGACGTGGAGATCGACGTGCCGGCCCACAAGGTGACCCGGCAGGGTGAGCAGATTTCATTGACACCGCTGGAATTCGACCTGCTGGTGGCGTTGGCACGCAAACCGCGACAGGTGTTTACTCGTGATGTGCTGCTCGAACAGGTGTGGGGATATCGACACCCCGCTGACACCCGTTTGGTGAACGTGCATGTCCAGCGGTTGCGGGCCAAGGTCGAGAAAGACCCGGAGAACCCACAGGTGGTGCTGACCGTTCGAGGAGTGGGATACAAGGCCGGACCCCCGTGA
- the sigC gene encoding RNA polymerase sigma factor SigC has translation MATGDDDQITHLAKSAGRGDQAALSQFIEATQRDVWRTVAYLADPGSADDLTQETFLRAIRSLPRFTGRSSARTWLLSIARRVVVDQIRYNTSRPRTVHVVDLDEVTGAGGRGTQIENMVEIRMLLAGLDADRREALLLTQVIGMSYTEAAEVCGCPVGTIRSRVARARDDLMRAANADDRAG, from the coding sequence GTGGCGACAGGTGACGACGACCAAATTACCCACCTCGCCAAATCCGCGGGCCGGGGTGACCAGGCCGCACTGTCGCAGTTCATCGAGGCCACCCAACGCGACGTCTGGCGCACGGTTGCCTACCTCGCCGACCCCGGCAGCGCCGACGACCTGACCCAGGAGACATTCCTGCGGGCGATCCGCTCGCTGCCGCGGTTCACCGGTCGGTCCAGTGCCCGCACCTGGCTGCTGTCGATTGCCCGGCGGGTGGTGGTGGACCAGATTCGCTACAACACCAGCCGGCCGCGCACCGTGCATGTGGTGGATCTCGACGAGGTCACGGGTGCGGGCGGGCGCGGTACCCAGATCGAGAACATGGTCGAGATTCGGATGCTGCTGGCCGGCCTGGATGCCGACCGGCGCGAAGCGTTGCTCCTGACCCAGGTGATCGGCATGTCCTACACCGAAGCCGCCGAGGTGTGCGGGTGTCCGGTCGGCACCATCCGGTCTCGGGTGGCGCGCGCCCGCGACGATCTGATGCGTGCTGCGAACGCCGACGACCGCGCCGGCTAG
- a CDS encoding dTMP kinase codes for MLIAIEGVDGAGKRTLTNGLRAAFESAHKSVGSLAFPRYHQSVPADLAAEALHGAHGDLAGSVHAMAVLFALDRAGAREEIEHLRSAHDVVILDRYVASNAAYSAARLHEGADGAVVSWVRELEYERLKLPVPDWQVLLNVPTELAVQRAEHRANTEADRAKDAYERDGGLQQRTGEVYAALAAADWCGRWVIAGPDVDPAALALKLN; via the coding sequence GTGCTGATCGCGATCGAGGGCGTCGACGGTGCCGGCAAACGCACGCTGACCAACGGGCTACGCGCGGCGTTCGAATCCGCGCACAAGTCAGTCGGCAGCCTGGCGTTTCCGCGTTATCACCAGTCCGTGCCCGCGGACCTGGCTGCCGAAGCGCTGCACGGCGCACACGGTGACCTCGCCGGGTCGGTGCACGCGATGGCGGTGCTGTTCGCGTTGGACCGGGCCGGTGCGCGTGAGGAGATCGAGCATCTGCGCTCCGCCCACGATGTCGTCATCCTCGACCGTTACGTCGCCTCCAACGCCGCCTACAGTGCGGCCCGGTTGCACGAGGGCGCCGACGGGGCAGTGGTGTCCTGGGTGCGTGAGCTCGAATACGAGCGGTTGAAGCTGCCGGTCCCGGACTGGCAGGTGCTGCTGAACGTGCCGACCGAACTCGCCGTACAGCGCGCCGAGCACCGGGCCAACACCGAGGCCGACCGGGCCAAGGACGCCTACGAGCGCGACGGTGGGCTGCAACAGCGCACCGGTGAGGTGTACGCGGCGCTGGCCGCGGCCGACTGGTGCGGACGGTGGGTGATTGCGGGCCCCGACGTTGATCCCGCGGCACTGGCGCTGAAGTTGAACTGA
- the mtrB gene encoding MtrAB system histidine kinase MtrB, whose amino-acid sequence MIFGSRRRIRGRWGGSGPLLRGLGTLGRAVGLIWRRSLQLRVVTLTLGLSLAVILVLGFVLTSQITDRILEVKVKAATEEVERARNTVSGIVGGEESRSLDSSLQLARNTLIDRKADVRGDLAGAFDAVLVVPGDGPRAATAAGPVAQVPNALRDFVKAGQVSYQYATVHTEGFTGPALVVGTPVSSSVPNLELYLIFPLNNEESTISLVRGTMATGGVVLLGLLAAIALVVARQIVQPVRSASRIAERFAEGHLTERMPVRGEDDMARLAESFNDMAESLSRQIQQLEEFGNLQRRFTSDVSHELRTPLTTVRMAADLIYDHSDDLDPALRRSTELMVNELDRFETLLADLLEISRHDAGVAELSVESVDLRGTVRSALDNVGHLAADADIELDVDMPREEVIAEVDPRRVERILRNLIANAIDHAEHKPVRIRMAADEDTVAVTVRDFGVGLRPGEEKLVFSRFWRSDPSRVRRSGGTGLGLAISIEDARLHQGRLEAWGEPGKGACFRLTLPLVRGHKVTASPLPLKPIEPQHNPHRPVREEENV is encoded by the coding sequence GTGATATTTGGCTCCAGACGGCGCATCCGTGGGCGCTGGGGAGGTTCCGGCCCACTGTTGCGCGGATTGGGGACACTGGGCCGGGCTGTTGGTCTGATTTGGCGCCGCTCGCTGCAATTGCGCGTGGTGACGCTGACGCTCGGACTCTCCCTTGCCGTCATCCTGGTACTGGGCTTCGTGCTGACCAGTCAGATCACCGACCGGATCCTGGAAGTCAAGGTCAAGGCCGCCACCGAAGAGGTCGAGCGGGCCCGAAACACGGTCAGCGGCATCGTCGGTGGGGAAGAGTCGCGGTCCCTGGACAGCAGCCTGCAGCTGGCGCGCAACACCCTCATCGACCGCAAGGCCGACGTCCGTGGTGATCTCGCGGGCGCGTTCGACGCGGTGCTAGTGGTCCCGGGCGACGGGCCACGAGCGGCCACTGCCGCGGGCCCGGTCGCCCAGGTGCCCAACGCATTACGCGATTTCGTCAAGGCCGGCCAGGTCAGCTACCAGTACGCCACGGTGCACACCGAAGGGTTTACCGGGCCCGCGCTGGTCGTCGGCACCCCGGTCTCGTCGTCGGTGCCCAATCTTGAGCTCTACCTGATCTTTCCGCTGAACAACGAAGAAAGCACCATCTCGTTGGTGCGCGGCACCATGGCCACCGGCGGCGTCGTGCTGCTCGGCCTGCTCGCCGCCATCGCGTTGGTGGTGGCGCGCCAGATCGTGCAGCCTGTGCGTTCGGCGTCGCGCATCGCCGAGCGGTTCGCCGAGGGGCATCTCACCGAGCGGATGCCGGTGCGCGGCGAGGACGACATGGCGCGGCTCGCGGAGTCGTTCAACGACATGGCCGAGAGCCTGTCCCGGCAGATCCAACAGCTCGAGGAGTTCGGTAACCTGCAGCGCCGCTTCACCTCCGACGTCAGCCATGAGCTGCGCACCCCGCTGACCACCGTGCGGATGGCGGCCGATCTGATCTACGACCACAGTGACGACCTCGACCCGGCGCTGCGCCGTTCGACCGAGCTGATGGTCAACGAGCTCGACCGCTTCGAGACGCTACTGGCCGACCTGCTGGAGATCTCTCGGCACGACGCGGGTGTGGCCGAACTGTCGGTCGAGTCGGTGGATCTGCGCGGCACCGTGCGCAGCGCGCTCGACAATGTCGGGCACCTGGCGGCCGACGCCGACATCGAACTGGACGTCGACATGCCGCGCGAGGAGGTGATCGCCGAAGTGGATCCCCGTCGGGTGGAGCGGATTCTGCGCAATCTCATCGCCAACGCGATCGACCACGCCGAACACAAGCCGGTGCGGATCCGGATGGCCGCCGACGAGGACACCGTCGCCGTCACCGTCCGCGACTTCGGCGTCGGGCTGCGTCCCGGCGAGGAGAAGTTGGTGTTCAGCAGGTTCTGGCGATCCGACCCGTCGCGCGTCCGACGCTCCGGCGGCACCGGCCTGGGCCTGGCGATCAGCATCGAGGATGCCCGGCTGCATCAGGGCAGGCTGGAAGCCTGGGGTGAGCCGGGCAAGGGCGCCTGCTTCCGGCTGACCCTGCCGTTGGTTCGCGGCCACAAGGTGACCGCAAGTCCCTTGCCGCTCAAACCGATTGAGCCGCAACATAACCCACACCGACCGGTCCGGGAAGAGGAGAACGTGTGA
- a CDS encoding protein kinase — translation MADVDPFVTQYAVSGSITAELAAAGFEDAEEIGRGGFGVVYRCTQPSLDRTVAVKVLTADLDEENCARFYREQRAVGRMTGHPNIVYVLEVGTTDSGHPFLVMPYHPQDSLHTRIRDHGPLPLKDVLRLGVKLAGALDAAHRLGIVHRDVKPGNVLLTDYGEPALTDFGIAHVAGGFETATGLVTGSPAFSAPEVIVGRPPSPAADVYGLGATLFAALTGHAAFERRSGEQMVAQFLRITTEPIPNPREHGVPEDVSVIIEQTMSDDPECRPSAAELGRLLRESQRLHGFAVDDMAVHAELGAAHQDTAQQDTAWKAESPSSVRPKGNLPAELTNFIGRRQEIAKIKRLLSASRLVTLTGVGGAGKTRLSLRVAADLQRAFPDGVWLVELAELKDEALLAQTIASTLGLHNRSGRLPTPALVEYLSDKNLLLVLDNCEHLRDACAMVAEAVLHGAAGVRILATSRQALGLTGEYIFQIPTMSMPDEVRLPPEELGQYEAVTLFVDRATAVQPEFALTEENAETISRICQRLDGIPLAIELTAVRLRALSPNEILDRLEDRFRLLTAGSPGVLPRHQTLRASIEWSHELCSEQERLLWARLSVFSGGFSLSAAEATCSSDELDEQDVLGVLATLVDKSIVISEQLDGHQRYRLLETIRQYGLERLRADGDEHVQRRRHRDYFADLVERVRADWLGPEQGRWLNTLHHEHSNLRIAFEFCFTEPDEAATGLRMASALWFFWIASGLTSEGRRWLERGLALDTQPSDIRARALWVTGYLSTLEENIGAARAMLEECTPLAEQLGDTDAAAWAVQLDGMTKMSEGDLPAARRLLAEALDRHRATGSKLGTLDASFYLVGVTTLLGDMKSAMQVCTDAVALCDALGERWMKSYMLWDRALVAWLQGDGERAADSALESLRLAREFSEQWVIAFCLEILAWAAGGEPEPRRAARLLGAADRLWRRIGAPLYGMRHLVSVHNQQQERVQQALGRKAYDAEFESGHQMRTDAAIGYALSERTPSPATVASPRPNDALTRREREVAALIAEGMTNKEIAAKLVIARRTVEAHIEHILGKLGFISRTQIAVWVVEQRGKDSLAP, via the coding sequence ATGGCCGATGTCGATCCATTCGTGACGCAATACGCCGTTTCAGGTTCCATCACGGCGGAATTGGCAGCTGCCGGATTCGAAGACGCTGAAGAGATCGGCCGCGGCGGTTTTGGCGTCGTCTACCGCTGCACCCAGCCCTCGCTTGACCGCACGGTAGCGGTCAAGGTCCTCACGGCAGACCTCGACGAGGAGAATTGCGCGCGGTTCTATCGCGAACAGCGTGCGGTGGGCCGGATGACCGGGCACCCCAACATCGTGTATGTCCTCGAGGTGGGCACCACCGACAGCGGCCATCCTTTCCTCGTCATGCCCTATCACCCCCAGGACTCTCTGCACACGCGGATTCGTGATCATGGTCCACTTCCGCTGAAGGACGTGCTGCGGCTCGGGGTGAAGCTGGCCGGCGCCCTGGATGCCGCGCACCGCCTGGGTATCGTGCATCGCGATGTCAAACCGGGAAATGTCCTGCTCACCGATTACGGCGAGCCGGCACTGACGGACTTCGGCATCGCCCACGTCGCGGGAGGCTTCGAGACCGCCACCGGTCTCGTGACAGGTTCACCGGCCTTCTCCGCGCCAGAGGTCATCGTGGGACGGCCTCCAAGTCCGGCCGCGGACGTCTACGGACTCGGCGCGACCCTGTTCGCGGCGCTCACCGGTCACGCCGCGTTCGAACGACGCAGCGGTGAGCAGATGGTGGCCCAGTTCCTGAGGATCACCACCGAGCCCATCCCGAATCCACGTGAGCACGGCGTCCCTGAGGACGTCAGCGTGATCATCGAGCAAACGATGTCCGACGACCCGGAGTGCCGACCGTCCGCTGCGGAACTGGGCCGCCTCCTGCGTGAGTCCCAACGCCTCCATGGCTTCGCCGTCGACGATATGGCCGTGCACGCCGAATTGGGTGCGGCTCACCAGGACACGGCGCAACAGGACACGGCCTGGAAAGCCGAATCACCGTCGAGTGTGCGCCCCAAGGGCAATCTTCCGGCGGAACTGACCAATTTCATCGGACGTCGCCAGGAGATCGCCAAGATCAAGCGACTACTCTCGGCGTCGCGGCTGGTCACTCTCACCGGTGTCGGCGGCGCGGGCAAGACTCGGCTGTCTCTGCGTGTTGCCGCGGATCTGCAACGCGCTTTCCCCGACGGCGTGTGGTTGGTGGAATTGGCGGAGCTGAAGGACGAGGCACTGCTCGCCCAGACCATCGCGAGCACGCTCGGACTGCACAACCGCAGCGGGCGATTGCCCACGCCTGCCCTGGTGGAATACCTGTCGGACAAAAACCTGCTGCTGGTGCTGGACAACTGCGAGCATCTGCGCGACGCCTGCGCCATGGTCGCCGAGGCGGTGCTGCACGGCGCGGCTGGTGTACGCATTCTCGCCACTAGCAGGCAGGCCCTCGGGCTGACCGGGGAGTACATCTTCCAGATTCCGACGATGTCCATGCCCGACGAGGTGCGGCTGCCGCCGGAGGAGCTCGGCCAGTACGAGGCGGTGACGCTGTTCGTCGACCGCGCGACCGCGGTGCAGCCGGAATTCGCATTGACCGAGGAGAATGCCGAGACGATCTCGCGCATCTGCCAGCGGTTGGACGGGATCCCACTGGCAATCGAGCTGACCGCGGTGCGGCTTCGCGCCCTCTCGCCGAACGAGATCCTGGACCGGCTCGAGGACCGCTTCAGGCTGCTCACGGCGGGTAGCCCCGGTGTGCTGCCACGGCATCAGACCCTGCGGGCGTCGATCGAATGGAGCCACGAGCTGTGCTCGGAGCAGGAGAGGCTGTTGTGGGCGCGACTATCGGTGTTCTCCGGCGGATTCAGCCTGTCCGCGGCAGAAGCGACCTGCTCGAGCGATGAGCTCGACGAGCAGGACGTACTCGGTGTGCTGGCGACGCTGGTGGACAAGTCGATCGTGATCTCCGAACAGCTGGACGGTCATCAGCGGTACCGATTGCTGGAGACCATCCGCCAGTACGGGCTGGAGCGGCTGCGCGCCGACGGTGACGAGCATGTGCAGCGCCGACGCCACCGAGACTACTTCGCCGACCTCGTCGAACGGGTGCGGGCGGACTGGCTGGGCCCCGAACAGGGCAGGTGGCTCAATACGCTGCACCACGAACACAGCAACCTCCGTATCGCGTTCGAATTCTGCTTCACGGAGCCGGACGAGGCCGCCACTGGCTTGCGGATGGCCAGCGCGTTGTGGTTCTTCTGGATCGCATCTGGGCTGACCAGTGAAGGGCGCCGCTGGCTGGAGCGCGGGCTGGCGCTGGACACGCAGCCCAGCGACATTCGGGCACGTGCGCTGTGGGTGACCGGATATCTGTCCACGCTCGAAGAGAACATAGGTGCGGCCAGGGCGATGCTCGAGGAGTGCACGCCGCTCGCCGAGCAGCTGGGCGACACCGATGCGGCGGCATGGGCGGTGCAGCTGGACGGTATGACGAAGATGTCCGAGGGAGACCTGCCTGCGGCGCGGCGCCTGCTCGCAGAAGCGCTGGACCGGCATCGCGCCACAGGCAGCAAGCTTGGCACCCTCGACGCCAGCTTCTATCTCGTGGGCGTAACCACGCTGCTCGGCGACATGAAGTCCGCCATGCAGGTCTGCACGGACGCCGTGGCACTGTGCGACGCGCTCGGCGAGCGCTGGATGAAGTCGTACATGCTGTGGGACCGCGCACTCGTCGCGTGGCTGCAAGGCGATGGCGAGCGCGCCGCCGACTCGGCGCTGGAGAGCCTGCGGTTGGCCCGCGAGTTCAGCGAGCAGTGGGTGATCGCCTTCTGCTTGGAGATCCTGGCGTGGGCGGCCGGCGGCGAGCCGGAGCCCCGGCGCGCGGCCCGGCTGCTGGGCGCGGCCGACCGGCTGTGGCGGCGGATCGGCGCACCCCTGTACGGCATGCGCCACCTCGTGTCGGTGCACAACCAGCAGCAGGAGCGCGTCCAGCAGGCGCTGGGGCGCAAGGCATACGACGCTGAGTTCGAGAGCGGCCACCAGATGCGCACCGACGCTGCGATCGGTTACGCACTCTCCGAACGCACGCCGTCGCCGGCGACCGTAGCGTCACCGCGGCCGAACGATGCGCTGACCCGACGGGAACGCGAGGTCGCCGCGCTGATCGCCGAGGGCATGACCAACAAGGAAATCGCCGCAAAGCTCGTGATTGCGCGCCGCACCGTGGAGGCGCACATCGAGCACATTCTCGGCAAGCTCGGCTTCATCTCCCGCACCCAGATCGCGGTATGGGTCGTCGAGCAGCGCGGAAAGGACTCTCTGGCGCCCTAA
- a CDS encoding patatin-like phospholipase family protein: protein MTEEAQPIRVAIACQGGGSHTAFTAGVLGRLLEPDVTDKYKIVGLSGTSGGAICALLSWTALVDSQPQKAVELLEGFWADNATSSPAEWIMNWWTVWAGYAANYVATPQISPYMNPASDLGLKQMRDMLETWVDFDRLNHPDGDDPESERPMLVLGAVDVLSGVFKAFNSRKGEITAEAVMASSALPNLFRSVPVGDSLYWDGLFSQNPPIRDLLPAKPDEIWVIQINAQSRSTEPTTVNEIADRRNELAGNLSLYQELHFIEKIGQMLEAGVLRSAQYRPIAVRIIEKSRSEKSRRLGTVSKMNRDPAFLRGLIDDGAATADDFVTALDFERAWRSKDADGVFKFFADDCKLISTDPFSIASLHGDKDGLHGFITEQLAREIEVDMTRRQFAGDEVRWRVRFSGGDAGECADGQAGARFEDGKIVRFTLGAG from the coding sequence GTGACTGAAGAAGCCCAACCGATCCGGGTGGCGATCGCCTGCCAGGGCGGGGGTAGCCATACCGCCTTCACTGCCGGGGTGCTCGGCCGACTCCTCGAACCCGACGTCACCGATAAGTACAAGATCGTCGGCTTGAGCGGCACCTCGGGTGGGGCGATCTGCGCCCTGCTGAGCTGGACGGCACTGGTGGACAGCCAGCCGCAGAAGGCCGTCGAACTCCTCGAAGGCTTCTGGGCCGACAACGCGACGTCGTCACCGGCCGAGTGGATCATGAACTGGTGGACGGTGTGGGCCGGATACGCAGCGAATTACGTCGCGACGCCACAGATCAGCCCATACATGAACCCGGCGTCGGATTTGGGCCTGAAGCAGATGCGCGACATGCTCGAGACGTGGGTCGACTTCGATCGCCTCAATCACCCTGACGGTGACGACCCGGAATCCGAGCGGCCCATGCTCGTGCTCGGCGCAGTTGACGTCCTGTCGGGGGTTTTCAAGGCGTTCAACAGCCGTAAGGGTGAAATCACCGCGGAAGCGGTGATGGCGTCGTCGGCGCTCCCGAACCTGTTCCGGTCGGTTCCGGTCGGCGACAGCCTGTACTGGGACGGGTTGTTCTCCCAGAATCCGCCGATCCGCGACCTGCTCCCCGCCAAGCCCGACGAGATCTGGGTGATCCAGATCAACGCCCAATCCCGCTCCACCGAACCGACGACCGTCAACGAGATCGCCGACCGACGCAACGAGCTGGCCGGCAATCTGTCGCTCTATCAGGAGTTGCACTTCATCGAGAAGATCGGCCAGATGCTAGAAGCAGGGGTGTTGCGTAGCGCGCAGTACCGACCGATCGCCGTACGAATCATCGAAAAGTCGCGGTCAGAGAAGTCCCGCCGGTTGGGAACTGTGTCGAAGATGAATCGCGATCCGGCATTCCTTCGCGGCCTGATCGACGACGGTGCAGCCACCGCGGACGATTTCGTCACAGCGCTGGACTTCGAGCGGGCCTGGCGGAGCAAAGACGCCGACGGGGTGTTCAAGTTTTTCGCCGACGATTGCAAACTGATTTCTACTGACCCCTTCTCCATCGCATCGTTGCACGGCGACAAGGACGGACTGCACGGCTTCATCACCGAGCAGCTGGCCAGGGAGATCGAAGTCGACATGACGAGGCGCCAGTTCGCCGGCGACGAAGTGCGCTGGCGGGTTCGGTTCTCCGGCGGAGATGCCGGCGAATGCGCAGACGGGCAGGCGGGAGCACGGTTCGAGGACGGCAAGATCGTCCGCTTTACGCTCGGCGCCGGTTGA